DNA sequence from the Peteryoungia desertarenae genome:
TGTAGTTCCCTACATGTTGTCCTAGCCGGTTAGCGCTTTAACCACCGACAAGTAACCCGTTATCAAATTTCAAACGTACATGAAGATTGTACATAGTCGAATTCCCTGCTATCGTCCCCGCAAAATCCGAATGCGGAGGCCAAAAATGCCCCAGACCAGCTACAACGTAAGCGAAGCGCGCAAGAAATTCGCCCAAGTCCTTGAACGCGCCAATCAGGGCGAAGAGATCGTGATCATGCGCGGCAACGAAATCTACGCCAAAATCGGCCCGGCCTCCGATGGCAGCAAACGGCCCTTCGGCCTCCTCTGCCATCGTCGCTTGCCCGATGATCTGTTCGATCAACCAGATCCCGTACAGTCCGCCATCGATGCAGGCGACTGGAATGACGATACCGGCATATGGCAGGGCGACGTCCAGCGTGCCGAACCCAGCAAATGAAAGCACTACTTGATAGCCATACCGTCTATTGGTGGCTGATTGGTAGCAATCGTTTGTCTGCAACGGCACGATCACTCGTTGAGAACAAAGCCAATGTCATCCTTGTCAGCGCCGTTTCCTTTTATGAACTGGACAACAAGATGCGACTGAACAAGCTCGACCTCAGACCGCAGGAGCTTAGGGCAGCCGTGGCGGAAAGTGGCCTCAAAACATTGGCCATCACCGATCTGCATGCAGAGCTTGCAGCTAGTTTCGACTGGGACCACCGCGATCCCTGGGACCGAATCCTTGCTGCTCAGGCCCGGTTGGAGCACTGCGCGTTGATTTCGACGGATCTTGTGTTCGACACACTGCTCAACGAACGCATATGGTGAGGATGGCTCGTTGAAGATTCTCGTAGAGATCGAAGAAGCAACCTAACGGTTTAAGGAGCTCGTCGACCTGGCAGAGCGCGGCGATGAGATCCTATTCTGTCGTGCGGAAAAACCTGTGGGAAGGATGATCAGGATGTAAGTGCAGGGCGGTCCCCTGAGAAACCGGTGGAAACTGGCAGAGGAAGGCCGGAAACATGTACCGCCCGTCACAGAGGTGGCTCGGGAAATCTGAACAGGTGAGATCAGTGTAATTTCTGTCTGAAATCGGCATTATGCCGGGTGACAGGAGAGAGCATGCCCAGACGACCAAGACGTAATCATACACCTGCTTTGAAGGCCAAAGTGGCGCTTGTCGCCGTGAAAGGCGAGAAGACCATGTTGGAGCTTTCACAGGAATTTGACGTTCACGCTAACCAGATCAAGCAGTGGAAAGACCAATTGCTTGAGGGGGCGACCGGGATTTTTGGCGCGGAAACCCGTGTTGAAGATCATGCTCCTGTAGTGGATATCAAAACGCTCCATGCCAAGATCGGCCAGCTGAAGCTATAAAATGATTTTTATCCGGAGCGCTCACCAAAGCCGGAGTTCTGGATTGAGGCGATTTATCGCCGTCCCAACACGTCGAAGCCTGAGCCGGGTCACAAGGTATTCCCGTATCTGCTGCGCAACGTGGCGGTCACAAAACCCAATCAGGTCTGGGCAATGGACATAATTTAAATTCCGATGGCCAAGGGTTTTGTTTATCTGGCAGCCATCGTCGACTGTTTCACGCGGCGGGTCTTGTCCTGGCGGCTGTCGAGGAGGCTCTGGCCAAATTCGGAAAACCGGAAATATTCAATACGGACCAAGGCAGCCAGTTCACGTCTACGGCCTTTACCGACGTGCTGAAACAGGCAGGCATCCAGATCAGCATGGACGGAAAAGGCGCATGGCGCGACAATGTTTTTGTCGAGCGGTTGTGGGGGACGATCAAGTATGAAGAAGTTTATCGCAAAGCCTATGACAGCGTCAGCACTGCACGAAAATCCCTTGGCCGCTATCTGAGCTTTTACAATCACCTGCGCCCACATCAGGCCCTGGCCATGAAAAGACCCGCTCAGACATTCGCATGAGCGGCATAAACTGTGCAGATTCAGCTGGGTCAATACAGATTTTCAATCCGCAGCCCCACTGGTTCACAATCGACCGGTTCGCCTGAAGGGGCATCATGGCTGCGCCAGCAACGGATGTTTCTGGGCTTAATGCATGGCCTTATCTTTTTCCATAGGGCTATGCGAGCAGCCGCATTTCCTGTTTCGCGCTTCCCGCAAAATCTGCAATTCGCTCACCCATGGCTGGTAAGCAGTGCGTCGTTCGCACACTTTTTAGTCAATATTGCAAGTGCGAAAAAAATATGCAAGCCTCCATAAAGCTGAGGGCGTCATTCAGCACGCCCGAGGTTCAGAACGACGCGGATCGAGTCATGAAGGATGTCCATGCCTTGTAGGACGTGCTGCCAGTTTTTCCGCTATCATTCCGGCCAGTCTCTCGGCGTCGGAGTGGTGCATGGCTGACTACCTCCTGACGGATTGCGAAGCCGTCATCATAAACGAGGGAAAAGGTCCGAGCGTTCTCAGACATGTCGATATCCTGACTTCTGGAGCGAGGATCGAGGCAATCGGACCGGGGCTTTCACGTCTCGCCAATGCCGCGAACGCGCAGAGGCTCGACGCAAGCGGCTGGTTTGTCTATCCCGGACTGATCAATACCCATCACCATTTCTTCCAGACATTTGTTCGCAATCGCGCCGATCTCGACTGGACCAAACTCTCCGTCATCGACTGGCTCGACAGGATCTATCCGGTCTTCTCCCGATTGACCGAAGACTGTTTCTATCATTCGTCGCTGACCGCCATGGCCGAGCTGATCAAGCATGGCTGCACGACGGCCTTCGACCACCAGTATTGCTTTCCCCGTCACGCCGGAAAACGGTTGATCGACCGTCAGTTCGAGGCGGCGGAACGGATCGGGATGCGTTTCCATGCTGGGCGAGGTGGCAATACTCTGCCAAAGTCCGAAGGATCGACCATTCCTGATGAAATGCTGGAGACGACGGACGAGTTCATCGCCGATTGCGAGAGGTTGATCGAGACCTATCACGATGCATCGCCCTTCAGCATGCGACAGATGGTGGTCGCCCCCTGCCAGCCGGTCAATTGCTATCGCGAGACCTTCGAGCAATCGGTGGCGCTGGCGCGTGACAAGGGGGTGCGGATGCATACCCATGTCGGCGAAGGCGAAAGTCGGGTCATCGAAGCACGCCATGGCCGGCGCACGGTCGATTACTGTGCCGAGATCGGTTTTGCGGGCGCAGATGCGTTCTATGCCCATTGCTGGGAGTTGAGCCACACGGAACTTGCACGCATGGCATCTGATGGAACGGGCGTCTCCCATTGCCCCGAACCCGTCTATCTGGTCGGGGCGGAAGTCACCGATATTCCCGCGATGCAGGCGCTGGGTCTGACGATTGGACTAGGTTGCGACGGCGCCGCCTCCAATGACAATTCCAATCTCATGCACTGCATCCATTCCGCATATATGCTCCAATGCCTGATGGCCTCACAACGCCAGCATCCGGTACCCGCACCGGTCGACTTCCTCGGCTATGCGACAACCGGAGGCGCAGATCTTCTGGGCCGCGCCGACATCGGGCGGCTCGCACCCGGCATGGCGGCGGATCTTTTTGCCATCGATACCCGACGCATGGATTATGTCGGAACGCGCCACGACCCCTTGAGCCTGCTGGCGAAGCTGGGCATCGGCATGCCGACCGATCTGACCATGATCAACGGCCGGATCGTCTGGGCCAAGGGAGAATTTCCGGGGTTCGACGAGGCAGAACTTGCCGCCCGGGCCGAAGAAGCGCTTGCGACCATTCAATTCTGAAACATCAAAAACAGGGGAACAGAATGAAGACCAGCATTACACGCAGAACACTGATGAAAACGGTTGCCGCAACGGGTGCGGCAGCGGCAATCGGCACCCGTTTCGCGACCGCCTCCGAGCCTCTTGGGATCACGCTTGTCGTCCCCTCGCCGGTCGGCGATGTCGGCTGGGGCCATGCCCTCAAGGCCGGACTGGATCCGGTTATCGCCGCCTATGGCGACGGGGTGAAGGTCACGGTCCTTGAGAACATTGTCGAGGGCCCGGATGCCGATCGCATCATGAACAAGGCTGTTGCCGACGGAAACAATTTCCTGATCGCGGGCTCATTCGGCTATCAGAATGGCGCTCTGCAGATTGCACGGCGCAATCCGAAGGTCTCGGTCCTGCATGCATCGGGCTTTCAGGTGGCGCCGAACTTCTCGCCCTTTGCGGCGCAGTATTTCCAGGGGACCTATCTGATGGGCATGGCAGCCGCTGCTCTGTCCAAGACCGGCAAGCTCGGCTCTGTCTCCGCCTTCGCAATTCCCGAACTGATTACCTCGATCAACGCCTTCACCCTGGGTGCCCAGACCGTCAATCCGGATATCGAGGTCTCCGTTGTCTGGGTCAATACATGGTTTGATCCGGCAAAGGAGCAGGAAGCAGCCAAGGCATTGATGTCCCAGGGCTGTGACGTGATCTTCTCCAATGCGCAGGATACGCCCTCGGTCATTTCGCTGTGCGAAGAGGCCGGCGTCTATGCCTTCAACCTGAATTCCTCGATGAAGAGCTACGCGCCCAAGACCTATCTGGGCTGCGTTGCAACCGACTGGTCACCCTTCTTCAAGGCATCCGTTGACGCGCATCTGGCCGGTACGTTCCAGGGAGCCAATGCCTTCCTTGGGGTTGCCGACAATGTGGTCAAGGTCGTGGACTGGAACCCGGATATTCCCGCCGAGACGGTCGCAAAGATCTCCGAAATCGAAGCCAAGATTGCCGATGGAAGCTTCTCGCCCTTCACCGGCCCGATCACGAAGGCCGATGGCAGTGTTGGCGTTGCCGAAGGCGCAACGCTGACCACTGGCGAAATCGTCGGCATGGACTGGCATGTGAAAGGTGTCACAACGCCGCTTCCGACGTGACCCATGGCAAACCTCCTTTCTCTGAGAAAGGTATCCAAGAGCTACGGACAGGTCAGGGCCAATCAAGCCATTGACCTGGACGTGGCGCATGGATCGATTCATGCCATTCTGGGTGAGAATGGCGCCGGCAAATCGACGCTCATGAAGCTGATCTATGGTGTCGAGGCGCCTGATGAAGGCGACATGTCCTGGGAAGGAGCGCCGTTGAGCCTTGCCTCACCGGCCGCTGCCCGCCGCCAGGGCATCGGCATGGTCTTCCAGCATTTCTCCCTTTTTGAAACCTTGACCGTGGTCGAGAACATCCGGCTGGTCGTATCCGGCAGCACAAGTCATCTGGTCGAACGGATCCGGACGCTTGGTGAGGATTTCGGCCTTTCTGTTGATCCCCATGCCCATGTGCATGCCCTGTCCGTCGGCGAACGCCAGAGGGTGGAGATCATTCGATGCCTGATGACCGACCCCAAGCTTCTGATCCTTGATGAGCCGACCTCCGTTCTGCCACCGCAGTCGGTGGAAAAACTGTTCGAGACTCTTCGAAAACTGCGCGATCGCGGTGTCTCCATTCTCTTTATCTCCCACAAGCTGGAAGAAATCAGGGCCATCTGTGATCGCGCAACAATCCTGCGGGGCGGCGTCGTGACAGGCAATGTCGATCCGCGCGATCACGATGCGCATGATCTGGCACGGATGATGATCGGGCGCGACATGCCCGAAACGCTGCCGGCCAAACCCATGCCACCGGGAGAAGTGAAGCTCGAGCTGATCGGACTGAGTTACAAGCCGGATGATCCTTTTGCGATGCCACTGACAAACCTGTCGCTGTCGGTCAAATCCGGTGAGATCGTGGGCATTGCTGGCGTCTCGGGCAATGGTCAGGCAGAGCTCTCCGCACTGATATCGGGAGAGATCCTTTTGCCTGAGCTGGACCGCGAACAGGTTCAGATGATGGGTGAACCCGTCGGAGATCTTTCTCCATCGCGACGTCGACATTTGGGCTTTGCCTTTGTTCCGGAGGATCGGCTGGGACGCGGTGCCGTCCCGGAATTGTCGCTGACCCGCAACAGCCTGCTGACAGCTCATTCTCTTGGCCTGTTGAACCGTGGCCTGATTGACGAGGAAAGAACCGCCGCCTTCACCAGGAACTGCATTCGCGACTATGACGTTCGCACGCCCGGAAGCGAGGCGGAAGCTGGAAGCCTGTCCGGTGGCAATCTCCAGAAATTCATCGTCGGCCGCGAGATCATGTTGCGCCCCACTTTGCTCTTCCTCGCACAGCCGACCTGGGGCGTCGATATTGGCGCGGCCACCGCGATACGCCAGAAACTGATCGCGCTTCGCAATGACGGGCTGGCCATCCTTGTCATCTCCGAAGAGATCGAGGAGCTCTTCGAACTGTGCGATCGCATCCACGTGCTGCGCAACGGGCAGCTCTCGCCATCGCTTGAGACGAGTGTGACCAGGCTGGAAGACATTGGTCGCTACATGATCGGCGCCGAGGATCGCGGGGTCGCTGCCGAATGACACAATTCTTCGGATTTACCCTGCCCCGTCTTGTCCGTCGTGAGCGCGCCTCGCTTCCAATGCAGATCGCTGCACCATTGATCGCCCTTTCCGGGGCGACGGTTGCAAACCTCCTGCTGTATATGGTGATGGGGAAGAGCCCGATTGCCGTGTTCAACGCCATGCTGCTTGAACCCTTCCTCTCGTGGGCATCCTTCTCCGAGGTCCTGCTGAAATGGGGACCCCTCCTCCTGATTGCACAAGGTCTGGCCATCGGTTTTCGCGCAAAGGTCTTCAATATTGGAGCCGAAGGCCAGTTCATACTTGGCGCCATCTTCGCCTCGGCCATTCCGGTCTGGTATCCGCAGGCGACAGGGCAATGGATCTGGCCGAGCATGTTGCTGATGGGCGCGCTTGGTGGCCTTGCTTGGGCAGCGATCACAGCCTTCTGGCGTGTGCGTCTCAATGCCAACGAGATCCTTGTTTCGTTGATGCTGAGCTTCGTCGCGGTCCAGATCTTGAACTACCTGCTGCTCGGACCATGGAAGGATCCCAACGGCTTCAATTTCCCGCAATCGGTCATGTTTCAATATGATGCGATGATCCCGCTTCTGTTTGAAGGTACGCGTGTCAATGTCTCCCTGCTGATTGCCCTTTTCCTGTCAGGCTGCGCCTTCATCTTCATGCAGCGCAGCTTCATCGGTTACACGCTTCAGGTGGGTGGGCTTGCGCCAAGGGCAGCCACTTATGCCGGATTTTCCGAAGGTCGTGCGATCTGGCTGTCGCTGCTGATCGGCGGCTTTGCGGCAGGCCTTGCCGGGGCCGCCGAGGTCGCCGGGCCAATCGGGCAATTGCAGCGCTCCATCTCGACCGGTTACGGCTATGCGGCGATCATCGTGGCCTATCTTGGTGCGCTGCATCCGATCGGCATCGTATTCTCGTCCCTGCTGATGGCTGCGCTTTATATCGGTGGCGACAATGCCATGGTCTCGGCCGATCTGCCGATCGCCGCCGTACGCGTATTCCAGGGAAGTCTGCTGCTTGCCTATCTGATGGCACTGACCTTCGTCCGTTATCGCCTGGTCTGGCCGGATCCAGCCAAGGGGAGCATGCCATGAGTGCGATCGAGTTCATCCTCGCCGGCATGCTGGCGGCAGCAACCCCGTTTCTTCTGGCAGCACTTGGTGAGCTCGTTGTCGAGCGAACCGGTGTCATCAATCTCGGGATCGAAGGGATGATGGCGCTGGGGGCCGCGATCGGTTTCATCATCGTCTATCACGGCGGCGGGCATCTGATGGCCTTCGTCGCTGCAGGGCTCGTCGCCTCAATGCTGGCTCTGGTCTTTGCCTTCGTCTCGCTTGGTCTGCATGCAAACCAGATTGCGGCGGGACTTGCGATCGGCATTCTGGGCCAGGGTCTTTCTGCCCTCTTTGGCAAGACCTATGAAAGCCTGACGATCAAGGGATTGCCGCAGCTGGCCGTTCCATTTCTGTCGGATCTTCCCCTTGTCGGAAGGCTCTTTGTCCAGGATATCATCGTCTGGTTGTCTCTCCTCGCGACATTCGCCATCTGGGCCTGCTTTGCCCATTCCAAGCTGGGATTGATCCTGCGGGCGGTCGGGGAAAACCCGAAGGCTGCCCATTCGATCGGTTATCCGGTAACCGCAATCCGCACGGCGGCCGTTGCCTTCGGCGGGGCCATGGCAGGCTTTGCAGGGGCGTATGCCTCAACCGTCTATACACCGCTCTGGGCAGACGGCATGATCGCCGGGCGCGGCTGGATTGCCGTTGCCCTTGTCGTCTTTGGAACATGGCTGACAGGCCGCATCTTTGTCGGTGCCTGCCTCTTCGGTGCCGTCTCGCTTGCCGGACTGGCTGCCCAGGCAAGCGGGGTTGCCCTGCCTTCACAATTTCTCGCGAGCCTTCCCTATCTTGCAACGATCATCGTGCTTGGCGTCATTGCGTCTAACCGGCGACTGCTCAAGCTCAATGGCGTGGCATCTCTTGGTGAGCCCTTCAAGCCAAGCTGATAAAGACTTCCAGCACTCCCTTCGATCAGACATTGCCGTCAGCTCTGTGAGCCCCATCAGGTTCACAGCAGCAGATCACGCAAGTGTTGGCAGCGAAAGATCCCAAGGGGTCTGGTTGCGTCGATAGCCACTTTCAATAAACATATATATAACTATATGTATCTGGAACAGGAGCCTGACAGTGCCGTTTCAGCAGTCAAGGCAGCCTGTCCCGATCGTGACATCAGCCTATGAAGAAAGGACGCATGATGAACCACAAACCAGAGGTCAAGGGATTCTTCGACGAACGCACATCCAGCGTGCAATATGTCGTCAGTGACCCCGCGACCGGTTCTTGCGCCATCATTGATCCGGTGCTCGACTATGACGAAAAGTCAGGGGCGACAGCCACGCTGAATGCCGACCGGATACTCGATTACATTTCCGAAAAGGGCCTTAAGGTCGAATGGATCCTCGACACACACCCCCATGCCGACCATTTTTCGGCTGCCAGCTATCTGAAGCAGAAGACCGGCGCACCCACCGCGATTGGTCAGCATGTTGTCGAGGTGCAGTCTCTTTGGAAGGAGATTTACAACTGGCCGGACTTTCCCGTCGGCGGCGCGTTCTGGGACCGTCTCTTCAAGGTCGGTGATCGTTTCAAGGTCGGCTCGTTCGAGGTACAGGTGTTGTTTTCACCCGGTCACACACTCGCCTCCATCACCTATCTTATCGGGGATGCAGCCTTCATCCATGATACGCTGTTCATGCCTGACAGCGGTACGGCGCGCGCCGATTTTCCAGGTGGCAGCTCCAAACGGCTCTGGGCCTCCATCCAGGAAATCCTCTCTCTACCCGATGAGACCCGTCTGTTTACAGGGCATGACTACCAACCGGGTGGACGGGAACCACTTTGGGAAAGCACCGTTGCCGAGCAGAAGGCGAAGAACCCGCACATTGTTGGTAAGACCGAAGCCGAGTTTGTCAGTCTGCGGGATGCCCGCGACAAGACCCTGCCGATGCCGAAGTTGATCCTTCATGCTCTGCAGGTGAATATTCGTGGCGGCCGCTTGCCGGAACCCGAGAGCAATGGACAGCGCTATATCAAGATCCCGATGAATGCCCTGTCAGGAGCCGCATGGGAATGATTGACCTTGTTCCCCAATGGATGGCGGCAATCGGCTCGGGCGGGCTGGTCGGCTTCGCCCTCGGCCTGATCGGTGGTGGTGGCTCGATCCTTGCCACGCCGCTCTTGCTCTACGTCGTTGGCGTCAGCCAGCCGCATATTGCCATCGGGACAAGTGCGCTGGCGGTATCGATCAATGCCTATGTCAACCTGATCAGCCACGCGCGCAAGGGGCATGTCTGGTGGCGTTGCGCATTTGTCTTTGCTGGCGCCGGTACACTTGGTGCACTGGGTGGGTCCACGCTTGGCAAATCCTTCGATGGGGAAAGCCTCCTGTTCCTGTTCAGCCTTCTGATGCTGATCGTTGCGGCCTTCATGATGAAGCCACGCAAACTCGTCCTCGAAGGTGGCGGCAAGATTGACCGCGTGACATGCATGAAGACGGGGGCCATTGCCGTTCTGGCGGGTGCTGCCTCCGGCTTCTTCGGGATTGGGGGTGGTTTCCTCATTGTTCCGGCGCTGATCTTTGCAACGGGCATGCCGATGATCAATGCCGTGGGCAGTTCCCTCTTCGCGGTGGGTACTTTCGGCCTGGCAACCGCCCTGAACTATGCCGCCTCGGGTCTGGTCGACTGGCAGATCGCTGCGGAATTCATCGGCGGCGGCATCATTGGCGGGATCGGCGGCATGCTGCTTGCAACCCGTTTTGCGAAGACCCGCAATCTGCTCAATCGGATCTTCGCCGGCGTGATTGTGGTGGTGGCAATGTATATGCTCTACCGGAGCGGGCTTTCGTTCGGTTGGTTTTGAAAAATGTGCCCTGTTGGCGGCAGTCCCACTTGGACTTGAGGCGGTTGGCAAGGGCCTAATGAAAGGCAACCTTGCCACGACGCATCGGGTTCCCGCTCAAATCGTCAGGTCATCCGCATAGAGTGACAAGACCCATTTCGGCAGATAGGGAGCCGCCTGGACAAGCCGGCCATTCGCAAAGACAAGGACCTGATCAGGCGGAGCATTCAATCTGGAATTATCGAAGACCATGCCTCGATCGGCCTTCAGGATCGCCTGGCGGATCAATGGCTGTGACCGGTCATAGCGCTCACGGATCTTGGCTTCGGGAACATCGTGACCACCTTCGACGACACGACCCTTTACGCGCGCGACGGAAAGATCGGAGCCTTCGATGCCGACATGCATGACAATCACGACATAGCCATGCTTTCGCGCATCCTGAATGAAGTCAAGTTTCGACGGATGGGAAAAGACGGTCTCTGTCGCAAAGCTCCTGCCCGTTGCAAGATGCTCCATCCGCCTTTGCTGAGCAATCTCTGCCGCCTTGTAGGCAGCGCCCAAGGACGGATCTCTCAGCTCGTCGCGCTGGATAAGGTCGGCATTGATGAAGGGACCCGCGAAGCTGGGCGCAACGCGGGTCTGGTAGAGCGTTGATTTGCCGGCACCATTGGGGCCGGCCAGCAGCACGAGGCTTGGCCTCATCTGCCTGGATGACTCTCGCCATGAATGAGATTGCCGCCGGCATCCAGACCGACACCAAGCCCTAGCTTCTGCCGTTTGGCAAAGAAGGCCTTCTCATCCGGCCCCGCTTCGGCCATCTTGTTTGTAAATGCGTCAAGCCAGGACGCCTCTTCTTCTGCCGTCAGCTCGACAGTATCGAGCTTCGCCTCGAGTGCCGACAGGATCCGCTTGTGATCCAAGGCACCCGAATGCTCGATGGCACGCCCGATCTTCAGCCAATGGGTGATCTGTCCGGCGACGGAACGGCTCTGAAGTTCAGCTTCACGACGCACCAGCGCCATGACATCCTCCGACAGTTTGACGGACTGCGCCATTTTGACCTCCATATCTGATCAAAAGGTAGCAAAATGCTACCTCGGTTTCAAGTTGCCTGGTTTGGAAGGACGAGGAACCGTCGGGGTTGAAACCTCCGACCGATGCTCCATGGATTTGCTGAAAGTCGAATCATGGTCCAGCAATACCTCTTCTGCTACCGATTGCCTTGGTCTGCACCAATACAGGGTCCTGCCGTGAATACCCCATCAGATATCATCGCCCACCGAGGCTACTCCGCCCGCTATCGCGAGAACTCCTTGCCTGCCTGGCTGGCGGCAATCAAGGCGGGTGCCGACATGATCGAGGTCGATGTGCGGCGCACACGCGATGGTGTCTTTGTCTGCGCCCATGATCCGGATCTGCGGCTGGCCGCTGATGCAAGGTTGATCATGGAGACGGATCATGAAGAGATAGACCGAATTCAGGTCCACGGTGAACCTGTGGCACCAAAACTGTTCAGCGCCATCCACGCATTGCCAGACAACATCCCGCTTCTCCTCGATATCAAGGACGAAAGGCCGGAAAGCCTGGAAGCCCTTCTCGAAATTTGTCTGGCCAACGAGGACCGCTTCGTTTTCGGCCTTCACAGTCTGGAATCGTTGAAACTTGTCCGCCGCCGGAGCTCGGTCAGGATACTCGGGCTTCTGAACGGTGAGCCGAAAGAGGATGATGCCTTCTTTGCTCTGGGCGGTACAATCCTGCGGCTGTGGGAAAGCATGGCTGATGCAGACAGGATCCGGCGGCTCCGCGAGGCTCGTCATCCCATATGGATGACAACCGGAGGATGGGGTACCGGTCGCGATGTCGGAGACTTCGAGCCGGCCAGGCTCCGCGCCCATGTTGTTGCCGGGATTTCAGGCTTTCTGGTCAATGATCCCGTTCTGGCGAGGAAAGCGCTACATGCATGATCGGAAAATGAAGCAGTGCTTTCAAAAACCTTTCAACTGCATCTTTGCTGGCTGAATTCAGACAGCGTCCAGCGCGGCCTTCATCACTCTGACAGTCTCCTCATCGGTCTGGCGCACTTGCGCTGGAGAGAAACCGAAATCCACCATCCGGGGATCGCTGATCCGCAGCTGGCTGCAAGAGGCGTGGAGCTCGGCGATGCCGGGTATCGCGAGGAAACGAGAGGCATTCTCCGGCCTGACCCCGCCTCCCGGCATGATCGAGATACGACCCCGTGCCCGGGATGCCAGCGCGGCGATCTGCGCAAGGCCTGCTTCGGCATGACGGGCTCCGCCAGAGGTCAACACGCGTGAAAAGCCAAGCGCGATGGCAAGATCAAGGGCCTTGTCGACGTCCGCAACCATGTCGACGGCACGGTGGAGGGTAAGATCGAGACCTGCCGCGGCTTCGACAAGTCGGGTGAGGGCCGCCTCGTCGAGGGCGCCATCCGGTGTTGTTGCGCCGATGACGACACCCGCCAATCCGGCTTCACGCACCTGATGGATGTCGGCGATCATCAGGTCGACCTCATTCGCGCGATAGCAGAAGTCACCGATGCGCGGTCGGATCAGGGCATGGACCGGGACCGGGGCGCCGGCAGCCATCTGCATGAAGCCACAGGAGGGCGTCAGGCCTCCCGAACCGAGCGCAGAGCAAAGCTCGATCCGGTCAGCGCCGCCCCTGACTGCAGCTTCCAG
Encoded proteins:
- a CDS encoding type II toxin-antitoxin system Phd/YefM family antitoxin, with the translated sequence MPQTSYNVSEARKKFAQVLERANQGEEIVIMRGNEIYAKIGPASDGSKRPFGLLCHRRLPDDLFDQPDPVQSAIDAGDWNDDTGIWQGDVQRAEPSK
- a CDS encoding ABC transporter permease codes for the protein MTQFFGFTLPRLVRRERASLPMQIAAPLIALSGATVANLLLYMVMGKSPIAVFNAMLLEPFLSWASFSEVLLKWGPLLLIAQGLAIGFRAKVFNIGAEGQFILGAIFASAIPVWYPQATGQWIWPSMLLMGALGGLAWAAITAFWRVRLNANEILVSLMLSFVAVQILNYLLLGPWKDPNGFNFPQSVMFQYDAMIPLLFEGTRVNVSLLIALFLSGCAFIFMQRSFIGYTLQVGGLAPRAATYAGFSEGRAIWLSLLIGGFAAGLAGAAEVAGPIGQLQRSISTGYGYAAIIVAYLGALHPIGIVFSSLLMAALYIGGDNAMVSADLPIAAVRVFQGSLLLAYLMALTFVRYRLVWPDPAKGSMP
- a CDS encoding BMP family ABC transporter substrate-binding protein, yielding MKTSITRRTLMKTVAATGAAAAIGTRFATASEPLGITLVVPSPVGDVGWGHALKAGLDPVIAAYGDGVKVTVLENIVEGPDADRIMNKAVADGNNFLIAGSFGYQNGALQIARRNPKVSVLHASGFQVAPNFSPFAAQYFQGTYLMGMAAAALSKTGKLGSVSAFAIPELITSINAFTLGAQTVNPDIEVSVVWVNTWFDPAKEQEAAKALMSQGCDVIFSNAQDTPSVISLCEEAGVYAFNLNSSMKSYAPKTYLGCVATDWSPFFKASVDAHLAGTFQGANAFLGVADNVVKVVDWNPDIPAETVAKISEIEAKIADGSFSPFTGPITKADGSVGVAEGATLTTGEIVGMDWHVKGVTTPLPT
- a CDS encoding type II toxin-antitoxin system VapC family toxin; this translates as MKALLDSHTVYWWLIGSNRLSATARSLVENKANVILVSAVSFYELDNKMRLNKLDLRPQELRAAVAESGLKTLAITDLHAELAASFDWDHRDPWDRILAAQARLEHCALISTDLVFDTLLNERIW
- a CDS encoding amidohydrolase codes for the protein MADYLLTDCEAVIINEGKGPSVLRHVDILTSGARIEAIGPGLSRLANAANAQRLDASGWFVYPGLINTHHHFFQTFVRNRADLDWTKLSVIDWLDRIYPVFSRLTEDCFYHSSLTAMAELIKHGCTTAFDHQYCFPRHAGKRLIDRQFEAAERIGMRFHAGRGGNTLPKSEGSTIPDEMLETTDEFIADCERLIETYHDASPFSMRQMVVAPCQPVNCYRETFEQSVALARDKGVRMHTHVGEGESRVIEARHGRRTVDYCAEIGFAGADAFYAHCWELSHTELARMASDGTGVSHCPEPVYLVGAEVTDIPAMQALGLTIGLGCDGAASNDNSNLMHCIHSAYMLQCLMASQRQHPVPAPVDFLGYATTGGADLLGRADIGRLAPGMAADLFAIDTRRMDYVGTRHDPLSLLAKLGIGMPTDLTMINGRIVWAKGEFPGFDEAELAARAEEALATIQF
- a CDS encoding sulfite exporter TauE/SafE family protein encodes the protein MGMIDLVPQWMAAIGSGGLVGFALGLIGGGGSILATPLLLYVVGVSQPHIAIGTSALAVSINAYVNLISHARKGHVWWRCAFVFAGAGTLGALGGSTLGKSFDGESLLFLFSLLMLIVAAFMMKPRKLVLEGGGKIDRVTCMKTGAIAVLAGAASGFFGIGGGFLIVPALIFATGMPMINAVGSSLFAVGTFGLATALNYAASGLVDWQIAAEFIGGGIIGGIGGMLLATRFAKTRNLLNRIFAGVIVVVAMYMLYRSGLSFGWF
- a CDS encoding ABC transporter permease, coding for MSAIEFILAGMLAAATPFLLAALGELVVERTGVINLGIEGMMALGAAIGFIIVYHGGGHLMAFVAAGLVASMLALVFAFVSLGLHANQIAAGLAIGILGQGLSALFGKTYESLTIKGLPQLAVPFLSDLPLVGRLFVQDIIVWLSLLATFAIWACFAHSKLGLILRAVGENPKAAHSIGYPVTAIRTAAVAFGGAMAGFAGAYASTVYTPLWADGMIAGRGWIAVALVVFGTWLTGRIFVGACLFGAVSLAGLAAQASGVALPSQFLASLPYLATIIVLGVIASNRRLLKLNGVASLGEPFKPS
- a CDS encoding ABC transporter ATP-binding protein; protein product: MANLLSLRKVSKSYGQVRANQAIDLDVAHGSIHAILGENGAGKSTLMKLIYGVEAPDEGDMSWEGAPLSLASPAAARRQGIGMVFQHFSLFETLTVVENIRLVVSGSTSHLVERIRTLGEDFGLSVDPHAHVHALSVGERQRVEIIRCLMTDPKLLILDEPTSVLPPQSVEKLFETLRKLRDRGVSILFISHKLEEIRAICDRATILRGGVVTGNVDPRDHDAHDLARMMIGRDMPETLPAKPMPPGEVKLELIGLSYKPDDPFAMPLTNLSLSVKSGEIVGIAGVSGNGQAELSALISGEILLPELDREQVQMMGEPVGDLSPSRRRHLGFAFVPEDRLGRGAVPELSLTRNSLLTAHSLGLLNRGLIDEERTAAFTRNCIRDYDVRTPGSEAEAGSLSGGNLQKFIVGREIMLRPTLLFLAQPTWGVDIGAATAIRQKLIALRNDGLAILVISEEIEELFELCDRIHVLRNGQLSPSLETSVTRLEDIGRYMIGAEDRGVAAE